A single window of Paenibacillus sp. FSL H8-0537 DNA harbors:
- a CDS encoding DUF4129 domain-containing protein, translated as MNKSLSLSGKIAGIAVGKGLLELLFFLPFVLPFGAYALSGSLLIVWLISLPLCYGAGSLLLAISEKLINSNRATRLCLALLIGILLSDGLLAICGAMASASGASWEAWWPVLAVFSSIAAYRGMNERLHGWSFIFTGSTMMIGIFGYLALQLAQFWLIPLQQYSILMTAGGIIALIVYFFIINERLMQRETNQTGQHRPISASIEAFKRQNRWMLALLLLPIIAIGFIRQITQGIEWAVRSLVQLLLSLMTGREAETPASQQPEASPPPAFPPVEQKDPAPWLVWIENVLKVVIIIIVLAAIGLTLYWLLRTAYRLSKKFLAKMAERSAERLGAEQGYTDEVESLMTLNKWQNGWRLRRKSKRGEPAVKWEELTGTRERIRYLYSRWVKRSISKGYVYQAHLTPRETAEELVKWQAAAKTADSYSEAEQKQLIKLYEEARYKEEEPQEEAVNALYARQQKRGK; from the coding sequence ATGAACAAATCGCTTTCGCTTAGCGGAAAAATCGCAGGAATAGCTGTAGGGAAAGGCTTGCTGGAGCTGTTGTTTTTTCTGCCTTTCGTTTTGCCGTTCGGTGCTTATGCGCTCTCAGGCAGCCTCCTTATCGTATGGCTGATCAGCTTGCCATTATGCTATGGCGCTGGCTCGCTGCTGCTTGCCATTTCAGAGAAGCTGATTAACAGCAATCGGGCAACAAGACTATGCCTTGCTTTGTTGATTGGCATTTTACTTTCTGATGGCTTGCTTGCTATATGCGGGGCAATGGCTTCAGCATCAGGAGCAAGCTGGGAAGCTTGGTGGCCCGTGCTGGCTGTTTTCAGCAGCATCGCTGCTTACCGGGGAATGAATGAACGGCTGCACGGCTGGTCTTTTATATTTACAGGAAGTACGATGATGATAGGCATTTTCGGCTATTTAGCACTGCAATTGGCCCAATTTTGGCTCATCCCGCTGCAGCAATACTCGATTTTGATGACAGCGGGCGGAATCATAGCGTTGATTGTTTATTTTTTCATAATAAATGAGCGTCTTATGCAGCGCGAGACGAATCAGACGGGGCAGCATCGTCCAATCTCAGCTTCTATAGAAGCCTTCAAGCGTCAAAATAGATGGATGCTTGCATTGCTGCTGCTGCCTATTATTGCAATTGGCTTCATCAGGCAAATTACGCAGGGGATAGAATGGGCAGTGCGTTCCCTCGTTCAGCTGCTTCTGTCATTAATGACGGGACGCGAGGCAGAGACACCTGCCTCACAGCAGCCGGAAGCATCGCCGCCGCCCGCTTTTCCGCCTGTGGAGCAAAAAGATCCTGCCCCTTGGCTCGTTTGGATAGAAAACGTATTGAAAGTCGTTATTATAATTATCGTGCTTGCTGCGATAGGATTGACCCTATATTGGCTGCTGCGAACCGCCTATCGACTCTCGAAAAAATTTCTCGCCAAGATGGCAGAGCGCTCTGCTGAAAGGCTGGGAGCCGAACAGGGCTACACGGATGAGGTTGAAAGTTTAATGACCTTAAATAAATGGCAGAACGGCTGGCGGCTGCGCAGAAAAAGCAAAAGGGGAGAGCCTGCTGTTAAGTGGGAGGAGCTCACAGGAACGAGGGAGCGTATTCGCTATTTATACAGCCGCTGGGTGAAGCGCAGCATAAGCAAGGGTTATGTGTATCAGGCTCATTTGACGCCTAGGGAAACGGCCGAAGAACTGGTCAAATGGCAGGCGGCTGCAAAAACAGCGGATAGCTATAGCGAAGCAGAACAAAAGCAGCTAATCAAGCTTTATGAGGAGGCGCGCTATAAGGAGGAGGAGCCGCAGGAGGAAGCGGTAAATGCCTTGTATGCACGCCAGCAGAAACGCGGTAAATAG
- a CDS encoding DUF3995 domain-containing protein, giving the protein MMLWIAISGFILLLLSAIHVYWAFGGKWGASAALPKKAGSQQTLFVPGAAGTIIVACLLFSAAMLLLMLGKLLPAFLDAAFIKWSCWACAAAFMLRTIGDFNYVGVFRKVRNTRFARFDLYLFTPLCLLLSAVFYAATAWAV; this is encoded by the coding sequence ATGATGCTGTGGATTGCAATAAGCGGGTTTATTTTACTGCTGCTTAGCGCCATTCATGTTTATTGGGCTTTTGGCGGAAAATGGGGCGCAAGCGCCGCATTGCCTAAGAAGGCAGGATCGCAGCAAACACTATTTGTACCGGGAGCAGCAGGTACGATAATCGTAGCCTGCCTGCTGTTTTCCGCAGCGATGCTGCTGCTTATGCTGGGAAAGCTGCTCCCCGCTTTCTTAGATGCAGCTTTCATCAAGTGGAGCTGCTGGGCATGTGCAGCTGCCTTTATGCTGCGGACGATTGGTGATTTCAACTATGTTGGCGTGTTCCGCAAAGTCCGCAATACCCGCTTTGCCAGATTTGACTTGTATTTGTTTACGCCGCTTTGCCTGCTGCTGTCAGCCGTTTTTTATGCGGCTACAGCCTGGGCAGTCTAA
- a CDS encoding GNAT family N-acetyltransferase: MYNHLELMSIQAEVLYIHDHAGRITTINEPTNQPAPRFFLGQTVAGRIVRFRRDVPNRLVHDILQFMDQGDSTEQLANVIRTLEKDREIRGLWMGPAFTFHETVKDYTGATLVTEDNKYYLEPGFPTLLSELKFRGPCFMVTENNMAVSVCFSARSSNKAAEAGVETLKDYRGKGYAMRVTSSWAQAIRWSQRIPLYSTSWDNYSSLSIAKRLRLHLYGTDISIH, from the coding sequence TTGTACAACCATTTAGAACTAATGAGCATTCAAGCAGAAGTTCTCTATATTCATGATCATGCTGGACGTATCACAACGATTAATGAGCCAACGAACCAGCCTGCTCCTCGATTTTTTTTGGGACAGACCGTTGCTGGTCGCATTGTAAGATTCCGTCGCGACGTACCAAATCGCCTAGTCCATGACATTCTGCAATTCATGGATCAGGGTGATTCAACCGAGCAACTTGCTAATGTTATTCGCACGTTGGAGAAGGACAGAGAAATTAGAGGCTTATGGATGGGCCCGGCTTTTACATTTCATGAAACTGTAAAGGATTACACAGGCGCCACCTTGGTTACTGAAGACAATAAATACTACTTGGAACCAGGGTTTCCTACTCTGTTATCGGAACTGAAGTTTCGAGGACCTTGTTTTATGGTGACGGAAAACAACATGGCTGTATCTGTCTGTTTTAGCGCAAGAAGTAGCAATAAGGCTGCAGAGGCCGGAGTCGAGACATTGAAAGATTATCGAGGAAAAGGATATGCGATGCGCGTAACATCCTCATGGGCCCAAGCGATAAGATGGTCTCAGAGGATCCCTTTATATAGTACATCATGGGATAATTATTCTTCGCTGTCCATTGCAAAACGCCTCCGTCTTCACCTTTATGGAACGGATATTTCAATACATTAA
- a CDS encoding DUF2834 domain-containing protein, whose product MKYFYGILSFLGLVLPYSQFIPWVVHNGLDLSLLFAAITNTRIGAFAWMDVLVTAIVLMGFILLEGNRKRMKYLWLPIAGTLLVGPSLGLPLFLFLRQLHLEKNILK is encoded by the coding sequence ATGAAGTACTTTTACGGAATATTATCTTTTTTGGGACTCGTCTTGCCCTATTCGCAATTCATCCCTTGGGTCGTGCACAACGGCCTCGATTTGTCTCTCCTATTTGCAGCCATAACCAATACGCGTATCGGAGCTTTTGCATGGATGGATGTTTTAGTTACCGCGATTGTGCTTATGGGATTCATTCTGTTAGAAGGCAACAGAAAGAGAATGAAATATTTATGGCTGCCGATTGCAGGTACGCTACTGGTAGGTCCTTCACTGGGTCTTCCCTTGTTTTTGTTTCTTCGACAATTACACTTGGAGAAAAACATTCTAAAATAA
- a CDS encoding cell wall hydrolase, with the protein MKNKRIFRNCLSYIFAIVMVVSLPLQIVGAAAPATLSYGSKGVDVPDVQYRLKVLGYFMNDEVTDFYGKMTEDAVRRFQKDYGLQSDGIAGKQTWKTLKKVSVSEHELNLLARIIFAESRGEPFKGQVAVGAVVMNRLASSQFPDTLKGIIEQPGAFTAVDDGQYQLKPDSTAYKAAVEAVAGNDPTHGALYYFNPKTATSSWIWTREQIVQIGNHIFAI; encoded by the coding sequence ATGAAAAATAAACGAATATTTCGCAATTGCTTATCATATATATTTGCAATTGTTATGGTCGTCAGCTTGCCGCTTCAAATCGTTGGAGCCGCGGCACCAGCTACACTGAGCTATGGCAGCAAAGGGGTAGATGTTCCCGACGTTCAGTATCGATTAAAGGTTTTAGGGTATTTTATGAATGACGAGGTAACGGACTTCTACGGTAAAATGACGGAGGATGCCGTGAGACGGTTTCAAAAAGATTATGGCCTTCAATCCGACGGCATTGCTGGCAAACAAACCTGGAAGACGCTGAAAAAAGTATCCGTCAGCGAGCATGAGCTTAATCTGCTGGCTCGTATTATTTTTGCCGAATCGCGTGGCGAGCCGTTTAAGGGGCAGGTCGCTGTAGGCGCTGTTGTTATGAATCGGTTAGCTTCCTCGCAGTTCCCTGATACGCTTAAAGGCATTATCGAGCAGCCAGGTGCGTTTACAGCAGTTGATGATGGACAATACCAGCTTAAGCCGGATTCTACAGCATACAAGGCCGCAGTCGAAGCCGTTGCCGGGAACGATCCGACGCATGGCGCGCTGTATTATTTTAACCCGAAGACGGCAACCTCATCCTGGATTTGGACGAGGGAACAAATCGTACAAATTGGCAATCATATTTTTGCTATTTAA
- a CDS encoding NAD(P)/FAD-dependent oxidoreductase: protein MEQLMDVAIIGGGPAGLSAALVLGRARKSVIVIDEERPRNRVTQESHGFLTRDGIKPGEFRQIAREQISVYPSVHFENDSAVAITGVDGAFMITTAKGSAFGAKKLLFAVGMKDLPLDIEGLNDVYGKSAFVCPYCDGWEMRDRKLVIISKGDHALHFAKIIAAWTSQYTICTDGPDEMTAEQREELQQHDVPIFDSKIQRIEAANGSVQQVVLEDGSILSCEGIFFVPKLAIGSDLPQTIGCAMTEAGAVIVDEFGKTNVPGIYSAGDAASQKYQVVAAASMGSMAAVSINSELLGKAWSERG, encoded by the coding sequence ATGGAACAATTGATGGATGTTGCGATTATTGGTGGAGGGCCGGCAGGGCTTAGTGCCGCGCTAGTATTAGGCAGAGCGAGGAAGAGTGTTATCGTCATTGATGAAGAGCGTCCGCGCAATCGGGTGACACAGGAGTCGCATGGCTTTTTAACGAGAGATGGAATTAAGCCTGGCGAGTTTCGTCAAATCGCGCGCGAGCAGATCAGTGTCTACCCATCCGTTCATTTTGAAAATGATTCAGCCGTGGCGATAACGGGAGTCGATGGGGCATTTATGATTACGACCGCAAAAGGATCAGCCTTCGGGGCCAAAAAGCTGCTTTTTGCCGTAGGGATGAAGGATCTTCCACTTGATATTGAAGGATTAAATGACGTTTATGGAAAAAGCGCATTTGTGTGCCCATATTGTGATGGCTGGGAAATGAGGGATAGGAAGCTAGTTATAATATCCAAGGGGGATCATGCGCTGCACTTTGCCAAAATAATAGCAGCCTGGACAAGCCAATATACCATTTGCACCGATGGTCCAGACGAAATGACTGCTGAGCAGCGCGAGGAATTGCAGCAGCATGATGTGCCCATATTTGACTCGAAAATTCAGCGAATTGAAGCAGCTAACGGCAGCGTTCAGCAAGTTGTGCTGGAGGATGGATCGATCCTATCGTGCGAAGGTATCTTCTTTGTGCCAAAGCTGGCGATTGGATCGGATCTTCCGCAGACAATAGGCTGTGCAATGACAGAAGCAGGGGCTGTTATAGTCGATGAGTTTGGCAAGACGAATGTGCCGGGCATCTATAGTGCCGGAGATGCTGCTTCCCAAAAGTATCAGGTCGTTGCGGCGGCTTCAATGGGATCAATGGCGGCTGTAAGCATCAATAGTGAATTATTGGGAAAAGCATGGAGCGAGCGGGGCTAA
- a CDS encoding ADP-heptose synthase, which produces MPRRFVIEAVMVATYGHLLVPSSAIDYVVPYSSILELYDMRDGSDPVMEDPDDDAHVKNKIGELIAFFEDPLNRKKIERTMQVPWRESSPLLLNERIQFTIVHAVDSAQYGEAFDPIETELLLTALKFNLPLLSDQFEFQDKLIQAEIPVQIYDIEDFEFAVEEGISATDMELSKDF; this is translated from the coding sequence ATGCCGCGACGGTTTGTTATAGAGGCAGTGATGGTGGCAACTTATGGTCACCTTCTCGTTCCAAGCAGTGCCATTGATTATGTTGTTCCTTATTCATCCATTTTAGAGCTTTATGATATGAGAGACGGATCGGATCCCGTAATGGAAGATCCGGATGATGATGCTCATGTCAAAAATAAAATTGGCGAGCTGATTGCTTTTTTTGAAGATCCGCTCAACCGTAAAAAAATCGAACGTACGATGCAGGTACCTTGGCGGGAAAGCTCGCCGCTGCTGCTAAACGAGCGGATACAGTTTACAATTGTACATGCTGTAGATAGCGCACAATACGGCGAGGCATTTGATCCGATCGAAACGGAGCTGCTGCTGACCGCATTGAAATTTAATTTGCCGCTGCTTTCCGACCAGTTTGAGTTTCAAGATAAGCTGATTCAAGCAGAAATCCCTGTACAAATTTACGATATTGAAGATTTTGAGTTTGCGGTGGAAGAGGGCATTTCCGCTACAGATATGGAGCTGTCCAAAGATTTTTGA
- a CDS encoding DUF58 domain-containing protein, which yields MELVEQLSNGKWLPVPWLRVESQLSSQLIFRSQDNLAVSSGEHYQNHKSFFSLMPYTKITRTHSFVSARRGVYKLRSVALTGGDLLGIQHDMKQMMIEGELLVYPLPAQVPLDELPSHSWQGETSVRRWIVEDPFVVVGARDYRPSDSFKAVNWKATARAGKLQVHQYDYTADRKLMIYLNVEDHEGMWRTISDEALIERGIEWAAGAAEAVTASGMEVGFAANMPLQGELESAMLLPRSGHDQWLAILELLAKLSLTRTELFSDLLQRESERGVSGCDVLIISAYWNETLELAAQELRFGDNSVSVWLLAGQANEQLQAGGVS from the coding sequence ATGGAATTGGTGGAGCAATTGTCAAATGGCAAGTGGCTGCCAGTTCCTTGGCTTCGCGTCGAATCTCAATTATCCTCTCAGCTCATCTTTCGCTCGCAGGACAATCTTGCGGTGAGCAGCGGGGAGCATTACCAGAATCATAAAAGCTTTTTCAGCCTTATGCCTTATACAAAAATTACTCGCACGCATTCGTTCGTCAGCGCCAGGCGGGGGGTGTACAAGCTTCGCTCGGTTGCCCTGACCGGCGGCGATTTGCTGGGCATTCAGCATGATATGAAGCAAATGATGATTGAAGGCGAGCTGCTTGTATATCCGCTCCCTGCACAGGTACCGTTGGATGAGCTGCCCTCCCATAGCTGGCAGGGCGAGACGTCGGTGCGGCGCTGGATTGTGGAAGATCCATTCGTTGTGGTAGGCGCAAGAGATTATCGCCCTAGCGACTCCTTCAAGGCGGTCAACTGGAAAGCGACTGCTCGGGCAGGAAAGCTGCAGGTTCATCAATATGATTATACAGCTGACCGGAAGCTGATGATTTATTTGAATGTTGAGGATCATGAGGGCATGTGGCGTACGATTTCGGATGAAGCATTAATCGAACGGGGCATTGAATGGGCAGCAGGAGCAGCGGAGGCTGTTACGGCGAGCGGTATGGAAGTCGGCTTTGCCGCTAACATGCCGCTGCAAGGCGAGCTTGAAAGTGCCATGCTGCTGCCCCGCAGCGGACATGACCAGTGGCTGGCGATACTGGAGCTGCTCGCCAAGCTGTCGCTGACCCGGACGGAGCTGTTCAGTGATCTGCTGCAAAGGGAGAGCGAGCGCGGTGTTAGCGGCTGCGATGTGCTCATTATTTCTGCGTATTGGAATGAAACGCTGGAGCTTGCTGCCCAGGAGCTGCGTTTTGGAGACAACTCCGTCTCGGTTTGGCTATTAGCAGGGCAGGCTAACGAACAGCTGCAGGCAGGTGGCGTATCATGA
- a CDS encoding YpdA family putative bacillithiol disulfide reductase: MIREEAIIIGAGPCGLAAAIELQRIGIQPLIIEKSHLVHSISQYPTYMHFFSTPELLEIGDIPFTTPNDKPSRLEAMNYYRTAALRHELRINPYETVTRVVGDNGRFTLSSTNRFGESLTYSSRYVIIATGYFDHPNYLGIPGEELEKVTHFFREAHPYTGMEVAIIGGSNSAIDAALELERIGAKVTVIYRGEHYSSSIKPWVKPGFESKVAKGQITMRFRSRVTSIDDRSVTLEDPEDKHTIANDFVLALTGFHPDRDFLTDTGVVMAEEGYPFFNEATMETNVPNLFLAGVVASRHEANEIFIETGRFHGRKIAAHIAQSTTADK; the protein is encoded by the coding sequence ATGATTAGAGAAGAAGCTATCATTATTGGCGCTGGTCCATGCGGCCTTGCTGCGGCAATTGAGCTGCAGCGCATCGGAATCCAGCCCCTTATCATAGAAAAAAGCCATCTGGTCCATTCGATCTCGCAGTATCCGACCTATATGCACTTTTTCAGTACGCCCGAGCTGCTTGAGATTGGCGATATTCCCTTCACGACGCCCAATGACAAGCCTTCGCGGCTTGAAGCGATGAATTATTATCGCACAGCGGCGCTGCGCCATGAGCTTCGGATTAATCCTTATGAGACGGTAACGAGAGTCGTTGGTGATAATGGCCGCTTCACGCTCTCCAGCACCAATCGCTTTGGCGAATCGCTGACCTATTCCAGCCGCTATGTTATTATTGCGACCGGTTATTTTGACCATCCAAATTATTTGGGCATTCCTGGGGAAGAGCTGGAGAAGGTGACGCATTTTTTCCGCGAGGCCCATCCGTATACTGGAATGGAGGTCGCGATTATTGGGGGCAGCAATTCTGCTATAGATGCAGCGCTTGAGCTTGAACGGATCGGGGCGAAGGTGACCGTCATTTATCGCGGTGAGCATTATTCATCAAGCATTAAGCCATGGGTGAAACCAGGCTTTGAAAGCAAAGTAGCCAAGGGGCAAATTACGATGCGCTTCCGCTCTCGCGTTACGAGCATCGACGACCGCAGCGTCACGCTTGAAGACCCCGAGGACAAACATACGATTGCAAATGATTTTGTGCTTGCGCTGACTGGCTTTCATCCGGATCGGGATTTTCTGACGGACACAGGCGTCGTGATGGCCGAGGAAGGTTATCCATTTTTCAACGAAGCGACGATGGAGACGAATGTGCCAAACTTGTTTTTGGCCGGTGTTGTTGCTTCACGCCATGAAGCGAATGAAATTTTCATCGAAACCGGACGTTTCCACGGCAGAAAAATTGCCGCGCATATCGCTCAAAGCACCACAGCCGACAAATAA
- a CDS encoding GH25 family lysozyme, which produces MKRNKKWRNMMISGLALLVLLGVLEYKGVISHNSIFANAYEVKGLDVSHYQGEINWQQIKATGKYEFMFVKATEGKDYTDKWFEANWQGAREQRFLTGAYHFFTTMSTGEEQAAHFIKTVPYESDSLPPVIDLEISLDHDQAKIHKELQALADGMEAGYGKKPILYVTYDTYHTYIENVSAFAAYEIWIRDIVKHPKLEERGWQFWQYHNRGHVAGIDMYVDINVFKGSRGAFMKQFAVSNLTNTEQKG; this is translated from the coding sequence ATGAAGCGTAATAAGAAATGGCGAAATATGATGATTAGCGGGCTGGCATTGCTAGTGCTGCTTGGCGTTTTAGAATATAAAGGAGTCATTTCGCATAATTCCATATTTGCGAATGCCTATGAGGTGAAAGGGCTGGATGTATCGCATTATCAAGGTGAAATAAACTGGCAGCAAATAAAGGCGACGGGGAAATATGAATTCATGTTTGTGAAAGCGACGGAGGGCAAGGATTATACCGATAAGTGGTTCGAAGCAAATTGGCAGGGAGCGAGGGAGCAGCGCTTTTTGACGGGAGCGTATCATTTTTTCACAACGATGAGTACGGGGGAGGAGCAGGCGGCCCATTTTATAAAAACAGTTCCTTATGAGTCGGATAGTCTACCCCCAGTCATCGATTTGGAAATCAGCCTGGACCATGACCAAGCTAAAATACATAAGGAACTGCAGGCGCTAGCGGACGGTATGGAGGCGGGTTATGGCAAAAAGCCTATATTGTATGTGACGTACGATACTTATCATACTTATATAGAAAATGTATCCGCGTTTGCCGCCTATGAAATCTGGATTCGCGACATTGTAAAACATCCGAAGCTTGAAGAGCGCGGCTGGCAGTTCTGGCAATATCATAACCGTGGACATGTGGCAGGTATTGACATGTACGTCGATATCAATGTGTTTAAAGGAAGCCGTGGTGCTTTTATGAAGCAGTTTGCGGTTTCTAATTTAACTAATACGGAACAAAAAGGGTGA
- a CDS encoding DUF3626 domain-containing protein, with translation MSNNSRLTISQNRAIQHIKQYASSRRVAAQASIREILHLSNIPLSSFEDAVSKLRSHARVALHFHPDRPLADKKSVAQALLEQGIYKSQFETQISNGSVSAYPGGARDLWEMKLFGGAYQLEGITNSERPKYGALDLMLHSDGPSPRFGSCYFLLASQASYRCTYTYGGSQDDPLEKGTYEEFDDILAAVLKDAFFREYALGEKNLSPRKVVDWLLFCLNLPITERIKQMPSRNLNHFIEAQIHGDIFLQDDVEILVADPSFQGTDIEGTFEKLCLKYSIELHWHKGFAIQADKVPPDFRGSTMPLLAKRIAIDNLIDVRAVGTAVNDLICTPDLWSDRGNLDGVLQELKYMWHVLVRFGEPYHK, from the coding sequence ATGTCAAATAACAGTCGACTTACGATATCACAAAATAGGGCGATTCAGCATATCAAGCAGTATGCTTCTTCGAGAAGGGTAGCTGCGCAGGCATCAATTCGAGAAATTCTCCATTTGTCGAATATCCCTTTGAGTAGTTTTGAAGATGCTGTCTCGAAACTTCGATCGCATGCCAGAGTAGCGTTGCATTTCCATCCTGATCGTCCACTTGCTGACAAGAAAAGCGTGGCACAAGCATTACTTGAGCAAGGGATATATAAGAGTCAGTTTGAGACGCAGATTTCTAATGGCAGCGTGTCCGCCTACCCGGGAGGCGCTCGGGATCTCTGGGAGATGAAGTTGTTTGGAGGCGCTTATCAGTTGGAAGGCATCACCAACAGTGAAAGGCCAAAATACGGCGCGTTAGATTTAATGTTGCATTCTGATGGTCCGTCTCCGAGGTTTGGTTCGTGTTATTTCCTTCTTGCTTCACAGGCATCCTATCGTTGCACATATACTTACGGTGGTTCTCAGGATGATCCTCTAGAAAAAGGAACCTATGAAGAATTCGATGACATTTTAGCCGCCGTTCTTAAAGATGCATTCTTCCGAGAATATGCTCTTGGAGAAAAGAATCTGTCGCCCCGAAAAGTGGTCGATTGGCTTTTGTTCTGCTTAAATCTCCCTATCACTGAACGTATAAAACAGATGCCTAGTCGAAATCTTAATCACTTCATTGAGGCCCAAATTCACGGTGATATTTTTCTGCAAGATGACGTGGAAATACTGGTGGCCGATCCTTCATTTCAAGGAACAGACATAGAGGGAACTTTTGAGAAGCTATGCTTAAAATATTCAATAGAGCTTCATTGGCATAAGGGATTTGCTATCCAGGCCGATAAAGTACCACCGGATTTTAGGGGGTCAACCATGCCATTACTCGCCAAACGTATAGCCATCGACAATCTAATTGACGTTAGAGCAGTCGGAACTGCGGTCAATGATTTGATATGCACTCCGGATCTTTGGAGTGATAGAGGAAATTTAGATGGGGTGCTTCAGGAATTAAAATACATGTGGCACGTGCTGGTGCGATTCGGAGAACCGTACCATAAGTAG
- the xerS gene encoding tyrosine recombinase XerS — protein MNIIKVKDRQELDKRVPSMPWYIEKFINYKLPDLSPSSLLEYVRDYELFLNWLITEGLSEAAVIKDVQLTELEQLHMDSIDSFRMFLATHPSHNNRKTTITRKLSSLRSLFHYLSQIAEDEQFYPLLKRNVMAKVAIKRTSKPKDTAAKLEGKLLQEEEIGEFLAYIASGYESDLASNKQALYSYELNKIRDTCIISFILHSGLRVSELINLNVDDIDMKKKLAHVYRKGKNDDSFKTPVYFRQEAVDDLQVYLQMRDTHYKAPKREKALFLAIANGKKEGSRMTKRAVQAMVMKYAKRFGKPYLSVHKLRHSFATDYYLRNDLYKTQEQLGHASPETTQIYAHLTDKTMAEAIDRE, from the coding sequence ATGAACATTATTAAAGTGAAGGATCGGCAGGAGCTCGACAAACGGGTTCCATCCATGCCTTGGTATATTGAGAAATTTATTAATTATAAGCTGCCAGACCTCTCTCCTTCGTCGCTGCTTGAGTATGTAAGGGATTATGAGCTTTTTCTAAATTGGCTTATTACAGAAGGCCTCTCTGAGGCTGCGGTAATCAAGGATGTTCAGCTAACGGAGCTGGAGCAGCTTCATATGGACAGCATTGACAGCTTCCGCATGTTTCTCGCCACCCATCCGAGCCATAATAATCGTAAAACGACGATAACTCGCAAGTTGTCCTCGCTGCGCTCGCTCTTTCATTATTTGAGTCAGATCGCTGAGGATGAGCAGTTCTATCCGCTATTGAAGCGCAATGTCATGGCGAAGGTTGCTATTAAGCGCACAAGCAAGCCTAAGGATACAGCGGCGAAGCTGGAAGGCAAGCTGCTGCAGGAGGAGGAAATTGGGGAGTTTCTTGCTTATATTGCCAGCGGCTACGAAAGCGATCTTGCCAGCAACAAGCAGGCGCTGTATTCCTATGAGCTGAACAAAATACGGGATACGTGCATCATCAGCTTTATTTTGCATTCCGGCCTGCGCGTATCTGAGCTAATCAATCTCAACGTCGACGACATTGATATGAAAAAAAAGCTCGCGCATGTTTACCGCAAAGGTAAAAACGACGATTCGTTTAAAACCCCGGTCTATTTTCGCCAAGAGGCGGTAGATGACCTTCAGGTGTACCTCCAAATGCGCGATACGCATTATAAAGCGCCAAAGCGTGAAAAAGCGCTGTTCCTTGCCATTGCTAACGGCAAAAAAGAAGGCTCGCGGATGACGAAACGGGCGGTGCAGGCCATGGTTATGAAATACGCGAAGCGTTTCGGCAAGCCCTATTTATCCGTACATAAGCTGCGCCATTCGTTCGCAACTGATTATTATTTGCGCAATGACTTGTACAAAACGCAGGAGCAGCTTGGGCATGCATCTCCGGAGACGACGCAAATTTACGCCCATTTGACCGATAAGACGATGGCGGAAGCAATTGATCGGGAATAA